From a region of the Paenibacillus sp. FSL R10-2734 genome:
- a CDS encoding alpha-L-fucosidase, which produces MSKVNSVEEWLVKDGVHNFSSEEDYVSPEDPLLLERLEWFQDQKLGLMMHWGPYAQLSTDASWMLCDHEAEWSRKCADWDVDAATLKQQYFDTNKTFNPIRFQPERWAELAADNGFKYLTFTTKHHDGFCMWDTKTTDYRVTGEDCPFHTHPYADICRQVFDAFRAKGLGISAYFSKADWHTPSYWAPGMLAGEVMHRGSSYNPKKYPELWEQFVQFTHQQIMELLTDYGRIEMLWLDGGWVSAQNSQDIRLGEVVDKARETQPWLLAVDRTVGGAYENIITPEQTLPEKPVHVPWESCITMSKSWGFKYEDEYKSARQLIHILIEVVAKGGNLVLNVGPQPDGRLPHIAVERILEIGAWLSVHGEAIYGTRICEPYAGEHCFFTQKEGTTYAMYLYSSETTQINQEIYLPLQHDIKQVDLIGSVEGLSFERTAEGIIVHLPAHELTEQAPIAHTFRIS; this is translated from the coding sequence ATGAGTAAAGTGAACTCAGTTGAAGAATGGCTTGTTAAAGATGGTGTACATAATTTTAGTTCGGAAGAGGATTATGTGTCGCCTGAGGATCCATTGCTGCTTGAGCGGTTGGAATGGTTTCAGGACCAGAAGCTTGGCCTCATGATGCACTGGGGACCGTATGCACAATTAAGTACAGATGCATCGTGGATGCTCTGTGATCATGAAGCTGAATGGTCACGTAAATGCGCTGATTGGGATGTGGATGCAGCAACGTTGAAGCAACAGTATTTTGATACGAACAAAACTTTTAACCCGATCCGCTTCCAACCGGAACGCTGGGCAGAGCTCGCTGCAGATAATGGATTTAAATATTTGACCTTCACCACGAAGCATCATGATGGCTTCTGTATGTGGGATACAAAAACGACGGATTATCGGGTTACAGGAGAAGATTGTCCGTTCCACACACATCCGTATGCTGATATTTGCAGACAGGTATTTGATGCTTTTCGAGCGAAAGGCCTTGGTATATCAGCGTATTTCTCCAAAGCGGACTGGCACACTCCGTCTTATTGGGCACCAGGGATGTTAGCTGGTGAAGTTATGCATCGCGGGTCTTCCTACAATCCGAAGAAATATCCTGAATTATGGGAACAATTTGTCCAATTTACGCATCAACAGATTATGGAGCTTCTGACCGATTATGGTCGGATTGAGATGCTGTGGCTTGATGGTGGATGGGTAAGCGCACAAAATAGTCAAGATATACGGCTGGGTGAAGTCGTTGACAAGGCTCGTGAGACACAACCATGGCTCTTGGCCGTCGATCGGACGGTTGGCGGCGCTTATGAGAACATTATTACCCCAGAGCAAACGCTACCTGAGAAGCCTGTACATGTTCCTTGGGAGAGTTGCATTACAATGAGTAAATCATGGGGCTTCAAGTATGAGGATGAGTACAAATCGGCACGACAACTCATTCATATATTGATTGAAGTTGTAGCCAAAGGTGGGAACCTCGTGCTAAATGTCGGCCCTCAACCCGATGGTCGTTTGCCACATATAGCTGTGGAACGAATTCTGGAAATAGGCGCGTGGCTTAGTGTACACGGGGAAGCCATTTACGGAACTCGAATTTGTGAACCTTACGCGGGCGAGCATTGTTTTTTCACACAAAAAGAAGGTACAACGTATGCAATGTATTTGTATTCAAGCGAAACTACGCAAATAAATCAAGAGATTTATCTGCCTCTACAACACGATATCAAGCAGGTCGACCTGATCGGTAGCGTGGAAGGATTATCATTCGAACGGACTGCGGAAGGTATAATCGTTCATTTGCCAGCGCATGAATTGACGGAACAAGCTCCAATCGCACATACATTTAGAATCTCGTAA
- a CDS encoding SGNH/GDSL hydrolase family protein, with amino-acid sequence MAQGQRLEQYEWCQMWREEADKQDLPRILLIGDSITNGYHPFVQEQLRGLAYVDKLVTSKAIDNAVLLKEIDYMLMHGEDYVYQIIHFNNGLHGWHVPLEEYKESLDSVIQYIQSLSKAKIVVATSTQVTTKGEHGKIDHDKNDRVIDRNRAASEVAVKHGLTITDLYTPMYGRSDYRVADPEDLYHFNEQGQRAQAVLVSAILKQFLSS; translated from the coding sequence ATGGCACAAGGGCAGCGTCTCGAACAATATGAATGGTGTCAAATGTGGAGGGAGGAAGCCGATAAGCAGGATTTGCCGCGGATTTTACTTATTGGCGATTCTATTACGAATGGGTATCATCCTTTTGTACAAGAACAGTTAAGGGGTCTAGCTTATGTTGATAAGTTAGTAACCTCAAAAGCGATTGATAATGCCGTGCTACTCAAGGAAATAGATTATATGCTGATGCACGGTGAGGACTATGTATATCAGATCATACATTTCAATAATGGTCTACATGGATGGCATGTACCGTTGGAGGAATACAAGGAATCCTTAGATTCCGTAATACAGTATATACAATCCCTTTCAAAAGCCAAAATCGTTGTTGCGACTTCGACACAGGTCACAACGAAGGGGGAACATGGGAAGATTGATCATGACAAGAATGACCGCGTCATTGACAGAAATCGAGCTGCTTCCGAAGTTGCTGTGAAACATGGGTTAACAATCACTGATTTATATACTCCCATGTATGGAAGAAGCGATTATCGTGTGGCTGATCCTGAAGATTTATATCATTTTAATGAACAAGGTCAGAGAGCTCAGGCTGTACTCGTGTCAGCTATATTGAAGCAGTTCCTTAGTTCCTGA
- a CDS encoding sulfatase-like hydrolase/transferase produces MKKKHIWLITTDQMRADTIGYENEKVQTPALDELASQGIVFSKAYCPSPVCTPSRASIFTGRYPHVHGAWNIGVSLREDEMTLCDHLKPLGYRTVGVGKMHFRPQCKPGFNMAAEDVSYRDRGRASDGTYYGFDEIHISEDNMIGEYYDWLQEKDPEVYGRFIRDRYRGEDAQGDVWERDMPAELHQTYWIAEKSIEAIRAHEGEESLFLWTSFVDPHHPFDPPREYADRYANIEIELPRMQPGELALRPEHLLRQGERGYWPGGAEPHQHQDEHLIRLTRNYYAMITFIDEQIGRMVDVWKEKGMYDELVIVFTSDHGELLGDHGLLYKGPWLYEGLTRIPMLIRDPDVSGGIRVEGLMEHVDIVPTLLSAIGQKKPYGVQGISQLDVMMGSIPQVRTSAITAYDAHDRGIQAKCMRTERYKLVIFAGEAYGELYDLHLDPEERCNQFFESSYKEIKLELMEMLTHRLIQDQDPLPERTCDW; encoded by the coding sequence ATGAAAAAGAAACATATTTGGCTGATTACAACGGATCAAATGCGCGCTGATACGATTGGCTATGAAAATGAGAAGGTTCAAACGCCTGCGCTCGATGAACTTGCGTCCCAAGGCATTGTATTTTCCAAAGCGTATTGTCCAAGCCCAGTGTGTACACCATCTCGCGCTTCAATTTTCACTGGTCGATACCCGCATGTTCATGGCGCGTGGAATATTGGTGTTTCGCTTCGGGAAGATGAAATGACGTTATGCGATCATTTGAAGCCATTAGGTTATCGGACAGTTGGTGTAGGTAAAATGCATTTCCGCCCTCAATGTAAGCCAGGGTTCAACATGGCGGCAGAAGATGTATCTTATCGCGATCGGGGCAGAGCTTCGGACGGTACGTATTACGGCTTCGATGAGATCCATATATCAGAAGATAATATGATCGGTGAATATTATGATTGGCTGCAAGAGAAGGATCCGGAAGTGTACGGGCGATTTATCCGCGATCGCTATCGCGGAGAGGATGCACAAGGCGATGTGTGGGAACGCGATATGCCTGCGGAACTGCATCAAACGTATTGGATCGCCGAGAAGAGCATTGAAGCGATTCGTGCGCACGAAGGTGAGGAATCGCTGTTTCTCTGGACCAGCTTTGTAGACCCACATCATCCGTTTGATCCACCTCGTGAATATGCAGATCGATATGCCAATATAGAAATTGAGCTGCCTCGCATGCAGCCTGGTGAGCTAGCTTTACGGCCTGAGCATCTACTTCGTCAGGGGGAACGAGGATATTGGCCTGGAGGAGCAGAGCCTCATCAGCATCAGGATGAGCATTTAATTCGATTAACACGGAATTATTATGCGATGATTACATTCATCGACGAACAGATCGGTCGTATGGTTGATGTGTGGAAAGAAAAGGGAATGTATGATGAGCTGGTGATTGTGTTTACGAGCGATCACGGGGAATTACTCGGTGACCATGGACTTTTATATAAAGGACCCTGGCTCTATGAAGGATTAACGCGCATCCCGATGCTCATTCGTGATCCCGATGTGAGTGGAGGTATCAGGGTAGAGGGTTTGATGGAGCATGTTGATATTGTGCCAACATTGCTGAGTGCAATCGGGCAGAAGAAGCCATACGGTGTCCAGGGCATTTCACAGCTCGACGTGATGATGGGATCAATACCTCAGGTCAGAACTTCGGCCATTACGGCCTATGATGCACATGATCGGGGCATCCAAGCGAAGTGCATGCGGACCGAACGATATAAATTAGTCATATTTGCTGGAGAAGCATATGGCGAGTTGTATGATTTGCATCTCGATCCAGAAGAACGATGCAATCAATTTTTCGAATCAAGCTATAAGGAAATAAAGCTAGAGCTCATGGAAATGCTTACTCATCGATTGATTCAAGATCAGGATCCGTTACCAGAACGAACTTGCGATTGGTAA
- a CDS encoding histidine kinase: MSLIKSINFKISLFFILVITIMIVASNGTIYMMFSKIMVNRMIEDQANIMLQNKKNIENLTNGINQATAYFFSNKAIADILNRDSDDALQVLIDQSVLQDQLDNFSTVPILSSLDSYHTTLFLFDGYQISKELNSLAINERTFDKNRVSNSVSVSNESWYRATEEADGALYTFTLPQDNNHIYIARLLRNKYIRVPNYIDNMGVIVVGIDRNYFSSHIEASRLTESTQIYLVNDSQQVIYSNNTEAVGQQISSYNIPQAKLERSNEESFTLRDTRGDVITTVYTLQWGWKLVTMIPKNDITASLAVIRNIIIITTLLCIITGGGLTILISKRISQPITRLAMTMRHIRSTSNIDVSIKSPQQDEIGYLYNSFNSMMKRIHHLMDDVYESTNKQKDEELKRLQAQINPHFIYNTLDAINWMVLSKNDEKVITMVSSLADILRYSIKHPDDKVQLSEEIAHVKTYAQIQLIRYSHFAVTYEIDPSILDMQVPKFIIQPLVENAIMHGISKLKKDGKIEIIGRRFEETIQMMVVDNGPGADAELLNNYLRGSVQVLRDSDGFGIQNVNERVKINYGNRYGLSYRNNEDGQLFAIIILPYESNSNGS; encoded by the coding sequence ATGTCGCTCATAAAAAGTATTAATTTCAAGATTTCACTATTTTTTATTCTTGTGATTACGATAATGATTGTGGCATCGAATGGAACGATCTACATGATGTTTAGTAAGATCATGGTAAATCGTATGATAGAAGATCAGGCCAATATAATGCTACAGAACAAAAAAAATATCGAGAATTTGACTAATGGAATTAATCAAGCAACAGCCTACTTTTTCTCAAACAAAGCCATCGCTGATATTTTGAATCGGGATTCGGACGATGCCTTACAAGTATTAATAGATCAGAGTGTTTTACAAGATCAGTTGGATAATTTTTCCACAGTGCCGATTCTTAGTTCGTTGGACAGCTACCACACCACCTTGTTCCTGTTTGATGGATATCAGATTTCTAAGGAACTAAATTCCTTAGCGATTAACGAGCGTACTTTTGATAAGAATCGGGTATCCAATTCTGTCTCAGTAAGTAACGAATCGTGGTATAGAGCGACAGAGGAGGCTGATGGAGCTCTGTACACGTTTACACTCCCACAAGACAATAATCATATTTATATAGCTCGACTTCTAAGAAATAAGTACATAAGGGTCCCAAATTATATCGACAACATGGGTGTCATCGTCGTAGGAATTGATCGTAATTATTTCTCCAGTCATATTGAAGCATCTCGATTAACAGAATCAACACAGATTTATCTGGTGAATGATAGCCAGCAGGTCATTTATAGCAACAATACAGAGGCTGTAGGACAACAAATTTCATCCTATAACATTCCTCAAGCGAAGCTGGAGCGAAGCAACGAGGAATCTTTTACATTGCGTGATACCCGGGGGGATGTAATCACAACGGTATATACGTTGCAATGGGGATGGAAATTAGTAACAATGATTCCGAAGAATGATATAACAGCAAGTTTGGCTGTTATTCGGAATATTATCATTATAACGACACTACTCTGTATTATTACGGGTGGCGGATTAACCATTCTGATCTCAAAACGAATCTCACAACCGATTACCCGGCTAGCTATGACGATGCGGCATATTCGAAGCACAAGTAATATTGATGTTAGTATCAAGTCTCCACAACAAGATGAAATTGGATATTTATATAACAGCTTTAATAGTATGATGAAGCGAATACACCATTTGATGGACGATGTCTATGAGAGCACGAATAAGCAGAAGGATGAAGAATTGAAAAGGCTTCAAGCGCAGATAAATCCTCATTTTATTTACAATACGCTGGATGCCATTAACTGGATGGTATTATCAAAGAATGACGAAAAAGTGATTACGATGGTCTCCTCCTTGGCAGATATATTGCGATACAGTATTAAGCATCCTGATGATAAGGTGCAACTGAGCGAAGAAATTGCGCATGTAAAAACGTACGCTCAAATACAACTCATTCGGTATAGTCACTTTGCTGTAACATATGAGATCGATCCTAGTATATTGGATATGCAGGTTCCTAAGTTTATCATTCAGCCCCTTGTAGAGAATGCCATTATGCATGGCATATCCAAGCTGAAAAAAGATGGGAAGATTGAAATTATCGGTCGTCGATTTGAAGAAACCATACAAATGATGGTGGTTGATAATGGTCCGGGAGCAGATGCCGAGCTGTTAAATAATTATCTCAGGGGATCTGTACAAGTGCTTCGGGATTCAGACGGATTTGGTATTCAGAACGTAAATGAGCGGGTCAAAATAAATTATGGTAATCGGTATGGTCTCAGCTATCGCAATAATGAAGATGGACAGCTATTTGCAATCATTATTTTGCCATATGAGTCCAACTCAAACGGCAGCTGA
- a CDS encoding response regulator, with product MKVIIVDDDWMVCEGLKKVIPWDEIHAELLGTASNGLEALQIAIKESPDLIISDIKMPVMNGLELCENIYKSMVDTHIILLSAHDEFEYAREAMKYGVRDFIVKPINRNKINQLIVHMRELAEKTNTKKSFYATYYNTDLEKSFIAALKNSDQDFFKNYFDDILPSLNLNISDSKELCIKLVNMLFDYVLELGINLDDNFAFKKDVLDVLYHKKTRKDIELYVSNICLDFVQLTMTKKNARIDSTVDYVKRYIHEHFADVNLSVASISDQLQLTSSYVSAIFSQTARVNIKTFITDYRVKKACELMENPAIKLSTLCDAVGFEDPHYFSKVFKKVMGITPTEYRNLKRGESGRVH from the coding sequence ATGAAAGTGATCATCGTTGATGATGACTGGATGGTATGCGAAGGACTAAAGAAAGTAATTCCGTGGGATGAAATACATGCTGAGTTGCTAGGTACTGCCAGTAACGGCTTGGAGGCACTACAAATTGCAATAAAAGAGAGCCCTGATCTAATCATTAGTGATATCAAAATGCCAGTGATGAACGGGCTGGAGTTATGTGAGAACATCTATAAGAGTATGGTGGATACGCATATTATTCTCCTGAGTGCACATGATGAGTTCGAGTATGCTCGTGAAGCTATGAAGTATGGAGTTCGGGACTTTATCGTAAAGCCTATTAACCGAAACAAGATCAACCAGCTTATTGTACATATGCGTGAGCTGGCAGAGAAAACGAATACGAAGAAAAGCTTTTACGCCACTTACTATAACACCGATCTAGAGAAATCCTTCATCGCCGCTTTAAAGAATAGTGATCAAGATTTTTTTAAGAATTATTTTGACGACATTCTACCCTCCCTGAACCTTAATATTTCCGATTCGAAAGAGTTATGTATTAAACTCGTGAACATGTTATTCGATTATGTGTTGGAGCTAGGCATCAACTTGGATGACAATTTTGCATTTAAGAAGGATGTTCTAGATGTTCTATATCATAAGAAAACGAGAAAAGATATTGAACTGTACGTTAGTAACATATGTTTAGATTTCGTTCAACTGACAATGACCAAGAAGAATGCTCGAATTGATTCCACGGTAGATTATGTAAAACGCTATATTCATGAACATTTTGCTGACGTGAATCTATCGGTCGCCTCCATATCCGATCAATTACAGCTTACATCTTCTTATGTAAGCGCAATCTTCAGTCAAACCGCACGCGTGAATATCAAAACATTTATTACAGATTACCGAGTCAAGAAGGCTTGTGAGTTGATGGAGAACCCAGCGATCAAATTGTCGACACTATGCGATGCCGTTGGCTTTGAAGATCCGCACTATTTTTCTAAAGTATTCAAAAAGGTAATGGGGATTACACCGACAGAATACCGAAACCTCAAACGGGGAGAGTCAGGACGGGTGCACTGA
- a CDS encoding prolyl oligopeptidase family serine peptidase, with the protein MNKNNNNTTVVTSTEWKGYIRHDFIFASREGLVVFPKKAAKCRPWVWRSEFFDAFAQADMALLEQGWAIAYYKLNDMYGCPAAVELMNGFYTYVRSTYELAAKAALFGFSRGGLYAFNYAGSYPNHVMLMYLDAPVLDIRSWPGGKGVGNGAQAEWSQCLSVYGITEEESDKFQDSPLDRIENVLQANIPILIVAGDADEVVPFHENAAILEERYRQRGGAIMMIVKPGIGHHPHSLENPQPILDWMHMYYELYCR; encoded by the coding sequence ATGAATAAAAATAACAATAACACGACGGTAGTAACCTCAACGGAATGGAAGGGGTATATCCGCCATGATTTTATATTTGCGAGCAGAGAGGGGCTAGTCGTTTTTCCAAAGAAAGCGGCGAAATGTCGTCCGTGGGTTTGGCGTTCAGAATTTTTTGATGCATTCGCACAAGCGGATATGGCGTTACTAGAGCAGGGATGGGCGATTGCCTATTATAAATTAAATGATATGTATGGATGTCCTGCTGCAGTAGAGCTAATGAATGGGTTCTATACGTATGTGAGGTCGACATATGAGCTTGCTGCGAAGGCGGCGCTGTTCGGCTTCAGTCGCGGTGGCCTGTACGCATTTAATTATGCTGGATCGTATCCGAATCATGTGATGCTCATGTACCTTGACGCACCGGTACTGGATATTAGAAGCTGGCCAGGAGGCAAGGGAGTGGGAAATGGAGCACAGGCAGAGTGGAGTCAATGCTTGTCTGTATATGGTATAACTGAAGAGGAATCGGATAAATTTCAAGATTCACCACTCGATCGCATCGAAAATGTCTTGCAGGCGAACATTCCCATCTTGATCGTAGCTGGCGATGCCGATGAAGTAGTGCCATTTCATGAGAATGCAGCCATACTGGAAGAACGTTATCGACAACGAGGTGGCGCGATTATGATGATCGTCAAACCTGGCATTGGGCATCACCCCCATAGTTTAGAGAACCCTCAACCGATCTTAGATTGGATGCATATGTATTATGAATTATATTGTCGTTGA
- a CDS encoding acetylxylan esterase: protein MPLIDMPLKELYMYQGRNPRPADFDVYWVRAIAEMKAIDPQIELIPSDFQVPHADCFDLYFTGVSGARIYAKYIRPKHVITPHPAVVQFHGYSGSSQDWTDKLSYALLGFSVLSMDCRGQGGRSEDVGGVKGTTYRGHIIRGLNDHPDKLLYRQIYLDAAQLAGIAMEMPEVDPERVGVMGSSQGGGLTIACAALEPRIKRLAPVYPFLSDYLRVWEMDQAKDAYFELEYYFRNFDPQHVREDEIFMKLGYIDIQHLAERIQGEVLMGVGLMDTICPPSTQFATYNKLTSNKKLEIYPDFGHENLPKFNDKALQFLLGL, encoded by the coding sequence ATGCCATTAATAGATATGCCGTTAAAGGAACTATATATGTATCAAGGGAGAAATCCACGTCCAGCAGATTTCGACGTGTATTGGGTTCGTGCGATTGCTGAAATGAAAGCAATAGACCCTCAGATTGAACTCATTCCGAGTGATTTTCAAGTTCCACATGCAGACTGCTTCGATTTATACTTTACAGGCGTAAGTGGTGCTAGAATCTATGCCAAATATATTCGACCAAAGCATGTCATAACCCCGCATCCAGCAGTCGTACAATTTCATGGATATTCAGGAAGTTCTCAAGATTGGACAGATAAGCTATCGTATGCATTATTAGGTTTCTCTGTATTATCCATGGATTGCCGTGGTCAAGGCGGACGATCGGAGGATGTGGGTGGCGTAAAGGGGACTACGTATCGTGGCCATATCATTCGTGGTCTGAATGATCATCCGGATAAACTTTTGTATCGACAGATATATCTTGATGCAGCACAACTTGCTGGTATTGCTATGGAGATGCCTGAGGTAGACCCGGAGCGGGTAGGTGTCATGGGGAGCTCTCAAGGTGGAGGATTAACGATTGCATGTGCCGCATTGGAACCTCGTATTAAGCGTCTTGCGCCTGTATATCCATTCTTGAGTGACTATCTGCGCGTATGGGAGATGGATCAGGCGAAGGATGCCTATTTTGAACTTGAGTATTACTTTCGCAACTTTGATCCGCAGCATGTGCGTGAGGATGAGATTTTCATGAAGTTAGGCTACATCGACATTCAACATTTAGCTGAACGAATTCAAGGCGAAGTGCTGATGGGCGTAGGGCTCATGGATACGATATGTCCGCCATCTACACAATTTGCTACCTACAACAAGCTTACGTCGAATAAAAAACTAGAGATTTACCCTGATTTTGGTCATGAGAACCTTCCTAAGTTCAATGATAAGGCATTACAATTTCTACTTGGATTATGA